One genomic segment of Panicum virgatum strain AP13 chromosome 2N, P.virgatum_v5, whole genome shotgun sequence includes these proteins:
- the LOC120662417 gene encoding LOW QUALITY PROTEIN: UMP-CMP kinase 1-like (The sequence of the model RefSeq protein was modified relative to this genomic sequence to represent the inferred CDS: substituted 3 bases at 3 genomic stop codons), translated as MARLGDVVAGMASGPGSGKGTQCSKIVKHFGFTHLSAGDLLREEAKSDTQQGMMVKNLMHEGKLVPSELIVKLLFKXSHXPHAYYXFISIEPEFVLFIDCPKEDLERRILNRNQGRDDDNIDTIRRRFQVFQESTMPVVRYYEKTGKLRRVDGAKSAGAVFEDVKAIFVQLNTQANQGSSVSRVQSNPFKRLLDLFCGCFGTREVTN; from the exons ATGGCGAGGCTCGGCGACGTCGTGGCGGGGATGGCGA GCGGCCCTGGTAGTGGCAAGGGCACCCAGTGTTCTAAGATCGTCAAACACTTTGGCTTCACCCATCTCAGCGCTGGCGACCTTCTGCGTGAGGAAGCTAAATCTGACACCCAACAGGG TATGATGGTAAAGAATCTGATGCATGAAGGAAAGCTCGTGCCGTCAGAGCTCATCGTCAAGCTACTGTTCAAGTGATCCCATTAGCCACATGCCTACTACTAGTTC ATTAGCATTGAACCTGAGTTCGTACTATTCATCGACTGCCCAAAGGAAGATCTGGAGCGCCGCATTCTAAACCGGAATCAG GGAAGAGATGATGACAACATCGACACCATTAGGAGGCGGTTCCAAGTTTTCCAGGAGTCGACTATGCCTGTTGTTCGGTACTATGAGAAAACAGGGAAGCTTCGAAG AGTTGATGGCGCTAAATCCGCTGGTGCAGTTTTTGAAGATGTGAAGGCCATATTCGTGCAACTGAACACCCAG GCAAACCAAGGTAGCAGTGTGAGCAGAGTACAGAGCAATCCGTTCAAGAGGTTGCTTGACCTATTCTGTG GTTGCTTTGGGACGCGGGAGGTGACAAACTAA